The genomic DNA GGTACTGCTCAATGACATTCAGTTTGTCGAAGCCGCTCGAGAACTTGCTGAGCAAATTTCCAGCCTTGAATCCGACCAAGCCAAGATCGACAGTGCTTTTGTCCGGCTCACCAGTCGCCACGCGGACGATCAAGAACTTGAAGTGTTGCAGCAGTTGCTCGATGACGAACGCAAGTACTTCCTCGCCAATCCAGATTCGGCGAAACAGCTAACATCGATCGGGCAAAGCGAAATAGAAACCTCGATCGACGCCGTAGAATTGGCCGCGTTGACCACCATGTGCCAAGCAGTACTTAATCTCGACGCCACGATTTGGAAACGCTAGCGACAGCTAGCGTCTCTTTGCACCCTATTCTTCCCCTCTATCCATTTGTAGCATCGTGAATCCAAACTCCATTAATCGCCGCGTGTTCTTGGACCGCAGTAAAACGACGGTTGGCTTGGCGGCCTTAGCGAGTCTGCTGGGCAAAGAAGGATATGCATCTGATGTGCTAAGCAGCCCGGGAAAATCCGCGGCTTCACCGATGCCCCAAGGCGTTGGGCAAGGCATGCACTTTCCCGCCAAAGCAAAGCGGATCATTTACCTGTTTCAATCAGGCGGCCCTGCACAGCAGGACTTGTTCGACTACAAGCCCCTGTTGAACGAAAAGAATGGCGAAGAACTGCCGGCCTCGGTTCGCGGGGAACAACGCTTAACTGGCATGTCAGTGAACCAGTCCTCGCTGCCACTTGCTGGTTCGCACTTCAAGTTCAGTCAACATGGCGAGTCCGGTGCTTGGTTGAGCGACTTGCTTCCCTATCACCGCGATATTGTCGACGACGTTTGCTTCATTCGCTCGATGACTACTGAAGCAATCAACCATGACCCCGCGATCACCATGTTCCAAACCGGATCGCAAATAGCTGGACGACCATCGCTAGGATCCTGGTTGTCGTATGGATTAGGGAGCGAGAACGCGGATTTGCCTGCGTTCATTGTTTTGGTTTCGGCCGGCCAGGGTGGCCAACCTCTCTACTCGCGCTTGTGGGGCAGTGGATTCCTGGACTCTCGCTACCAAGGCGCCCAGTTCCGCGGTGGCGAAGAAGCGGTCCTCTATCTCGACAATCCCGATGGCGTGAGTGCAAGTCGACGGCGTGCTCAGCTCAACGCGATCAACTCTCTCAATCGCCATCAATTTGAACGGGAAGGCGATCCTGAAATTGAATCTCGTATCGCTCAATACGAGATGGCGTTCCGCATGCAAACCAGCGTCCCCGAAGCCAGCAACTTCTCAGATGAGCCGGAAGAGACTTTCGAACTCTATGGTGAAGATGCGCGTAAGCCAGGCACGTTTGCGGCCAACTGTCTTCTTGCGCGGCGTTTAGCAGAACGGGATGTTCGATTCATCCAGTTGTATCATCAAGGCTGGGACCAACACTCCAACCTTCCCGCGGGCATCCGCGGTCAGGCTAAAGAAACAGACCAAGCGTCGGCTGCCCTTGTGAAAGATCTCAAGCGACGAGGATTGCTTGATGACACGCTAGTGATCTGGGGCGGCGAATTTGGTCGCACCGCGTATTCGCAAGGTGTTCTAACGCCGGATAACTACGGCCGCGACCATCACCCACGTTGCTTCACCAGTTGGATGGCGGGAGGCGGTATCAAACCGGGCATGACTTACGGATCTACCGACGAGTTTGGCTACAACGTTGTCGAAAACAGTGTCCACGTTCATGATTTCAACGCCACTATCTTGCATCAAATGGGCATTGACCATGAACGACTGACGTTCAAGTATCAAGGCCGGCGATTCCGACTGACGGACGTCCATGGCCATGTCGTCAAGGACATCCTCACTGATGCCTAAGCCAATCGTAAATCAACAAGATGTCGGTGCATTTCACTCAACAAACGTCGAACGACTGGTGATAACCGTTAACCGATAGCATGCGTTGTCGCATTAATCACGAATACGCTTGGCCTTTTGTTTAATACCGTTTTGGTGAAGCGTCAGCGCGTACGCAGGGCCTTTGCCGCGAAAGTGAAATTCCAACTTCGCGTCGACGCCGCGGTAGGACCACATTGTTGGTGAGTCCGAAAAAACTTCTTGTGTTGGCTGGTTCGTAATGCCAACCATCACGCGGTCCCCTTGAACGCTCACGTCAAAGACAAAGGTGGGGGCGAGTTGGTATCGACCAACCAAACGTTCCAGATTCGCATCGCTAGGATCTGGCTCGGTTGGTTGATCACGTGGCGAATGGGAAGGAACCGTCCTTGCGACCAACTCCATCGCCAACTGATCCACTGTGTCACCCGGTGCCGTGTTGGCAAGCACAATCACCGCCACTTTTAGTTCGCGGTTCACCACAATGATAGAATGAGAACCGCCAGTTTCTCCGTTGTGCCAGCGAGTCATTCCGTCGGGATGAATCATCCAACCAAGTCCCATTGCCGAGCCACTCTGATCGGCTGGCGAATGTTGCTTCCAAGCTAATTCGATCGCTTCACCAACGGGACCATCCGGGGGATCGATGGTTGCCTTTGCGAATCGCATCATATCTTTAAGCGTCGACCGAATTCCACCGGCCCCGGGCAGATCAGCAAAATTCCAAACTTGCACTCCTTTACCAACGGGATGATGAGGTCTTGCAAATCGCTTCTTTTGTGCATCGCTTAATGTAACCGTGCAGTCATCCATTCGAAGTGGCTTTGCAATTCGGTCTCGCAACAGTGTTTCGTAGTCCGAATGGTTTAGCTCTGCGATCATGTACCCCAGAACCGAAACCGCAAAATTCGAGTACTCTTGCGTCTCGCCTGGTTGGCGTGCAAGTTGATGTCGAGCCAAAAACTTGGATGCCTCATTTGAGTTGTAATTGCGATAGGGATCATTCATCGACGCGGGTTGATAGTCGCCTGGCAACCGTGGCAAACCCGATCGGTGCACGCATACATCGAGCCATGAAATTCCCGTCCCTTGATAGGAAGGCAATTTGATCCCCGCCTTATTATCCGCTTCGATAGTGTCGGTTAGCTTGATCTTCCCTTGAACGACTGCATCGGCGACAAGCAACGATGTAAACAACTTGCTGATCGAGCCAAGTTCGTAGACGGTCAGATTATTGGGTTGCCGCCCGCTTCGTGACGTTCGTCCAAAGTGATAGGTTCCATATCGATCACCTTGCAGAAACCCGACGGAGAGCCCGTCAACGACGTTGTCTTCAACGAGCTTACCAGCCATTTCGCTGACGATTTCCTCAGTCAATTCTTCGCCTTGCACGCTGGTCATTCCCAACGGCAAAATAAAGACGAGCAGTCTGACCACTGTTGATGCAAATCTCATTGAATCGCTTTCGGATAAATCTTAATGTTTGGAAGTAGTGCGTCCGCCAATCTCAAACAGGCCTGCACCTTTGCCCCCTACAATTGATTAGTAGCCGTAGTGATCGCAAACTTACATACCCAACCAAGAAAACTTCGATTTCCGGTTTGAACACGCGAGTTCAAGTCGCCCTCGATTGCTATTGGCTAGAGTCCTGACGGGATCGAGCAGCGGCTCGAATGGCTTTGCGATTTTCCTCTGACATCACCACGTTTTCCATCTTAATTTGCTCACCCGTGAACAGTGACTCAACTATAAGCGTGACGCTGTCCGCGGGCGGATGCCCCATTCGAGTCAGCACTTCAACGAGGTCTTCTTCGAATCGCTTCTGCCACAACTGGTCATACTTCTGCTTGCTAAAGTCAACGATCTGAGCGACCGAAACGTCACCGATCGAAACCAGCGTGAACCAATCATCGTCTAGCATGACCTCAGGTTGATTGCCCTGCCAACGGATGGCAGCGAACGGAGACTTCTTTGCAAACGCGGACTGGCCTGGCAATGGATCACGACTGACGCTCGCCTCGACAACTCGCCAAGCCGCTGCTTCGGCTTTCTCGCTGTCACCGTCGTTTGATGCAACGGCCACCACCATGTTTTTCTCGGGAACGAAAACCACCAATGCGTACCACATCGTGTTAGACCCGTTGTGCCAGTAATTCTTGTAAGGAATTCTTGAATCGGGATAACGAACTACCCAACCGCACGCATATTGATTTTGTTCTGCTGCATGTAGTCGTTCATAGGTTTCCTTCGAAAGCAGTTTTCCTTTTCCAAGATCACCCTGCATGTGTTCTGTCGCATAAGTGCAAAGATCACGAAGGGTCATGTGGACAGTACCCGAAGGCCCCATGATCGGCGTATTGTCTGCGTCGTCATCCATCGCAAACTTGCCTGCTAACCTAGCGCGGTGACCGCGTGGTTGCGGTAGGGTATCGCTGGGGCTTCTGGGCGGTCCAAATCCCGAGCCCGTAAGTTCTAATGGCTCGAAGACTTCTTGCTTGACGAGATCTTCCCACGAGAAACCCGTCACCTCTTCCGCCATCGCCCCGGCGATCGTCATGCCGACGTTTGAATAGGAATACATTTGCCCGGCGGGGCGAGGAAGAGGCTGAGAGACTACATCCATCACCGCTTCTCGACGAGCACGAGTGCTCTCGATGCCCGGTTTGGGCCGATGACTCCAAAGTTCCCTCGGGAAGTTCGCCGGTGCTCCAGCTATGTCGGTTAGAAGTTGTCTCAACGTGACTGACTTCCAATCCGCATGGACGTTTGGCTCTGAGAAAACGCTGCCGACCGTATCAGACCAATGCATTTGATCGGCTTCGATCAAGCGACCAATCATCGTTGCGGTGATGGACTTGGTGATCCCTCCCACATGCCAACGGTCGTCGATTTCGACGGATACACCGCTACCGATTATGCGTTCTCCTTGTGCCGCGACCGCTCCAACTTTTCCGTCGACCATTACCATGGCTGCCAAACCTACTAGGCTCTTTTGCTCGCGAAGTTCCGTGACCTGCAAGGCAAGCGCGTCGCCGTTCACTCCGCTGCTTTGCGCCGTACCGGCGTATTGAGAATCGGATATGCGGCTGGCCATGTCTACCAACACCACGACCAAAATGAGAGCGGCAACCAACACGACCATCGCGACCGCGTTTCGAATACCCGCACCACTTGGTGTCAAGAATCTTTCCTCGGCAAACGGCGATAGCGATGCCGGAACGATTGCGTAAGTCTCGGGTTCGCCAGTGGATTCCCCACTCGATTCCCCGCTCGATTCATCGCCCAAGCTCATCAGCAGTGCCAATAGTTCTTCACGTCTTGGCTGAAGCTGTTTTCGAACCGCACGCTGGTTGATGAAGTAGACCAATCCATAAACGACAGCAAGCAATGATGAAAGTGCCAGCGTGCTTGCGATGAACTCCCACCAAGCACTCGAAGTAAGCCACGCCGTGTGAAAAAAGAACGCGAGTATTGAAATGCAGAAGGGCAGCAGATACCACCAAAAGACGTTTCTTAGCAGCCAGATTTGATGCTCGACCTGTGCGAGTGAAACCTTCACGCAGTCGATCAATGGCTCGCCTGGTTCGCTTGGCTTGGGACGATGGCGGAAACGATCCACCAGCATGAAGCCGATAATCCACAACAGTGCTGGCACCGTTAGATACCAGGTCCATGGCGATGATGTCCTGATGCCGAGGTAAAACCAAATCGGCAACAACAACACTGCGATTCCCACCTCACGAAAGTCTCGCCAGAAGATGGTTGCTTGAAAGTTACCTTGGTGTCGTTGCACCTCTTCGAGCAATAGATCGGCGTGGACGATCACTTTTGGTTGAGCCGTCTGAGCATGCCAAGCTTGCTGATACTTATCAGGATCCATGTGATTCCTTGTTCATCAGAGTGCTGAGCGATTTCTTCGCTCGATTCAGCTTCACACCCACGTTGCTCTCTGAAATCCCTAGCACTTCTGCCATCTCTCGGTAACTCATTTCATCGAGGTACAACAGCACCAAGGCAGCGTCAGCTTTCGGCAATTGATGAATCGCCTGGTAAAGCTGCTCGACAGTATCTCGCTGCTGGGCCTGTTCGGCACTGCTTGGTCCGTCCATCGGCACCGCTTGCACTTCCAACATCGGTTGTTGCCTCGATCGACGTCGCTTGTCCTTGCGCTGCCAGTTCATCGCGGTGTGCAAAGCTACGCGATAAAACCAAGTCGGCGCGCTCGCCTTGCCTTCGAAATTGGCTAATGATCGCCAAGCTTGAAGCAATATTTCTTGAGCCAGATCCTGGCATTCGTCTGCAGTGAGCGTGTAGGCGCGAGCCACCTTCATGACTGAAGAGCTATGTTCTTCAAGCCAGTTCGTGAAAATCGTTTTGTGATCTTTCTCAAGCACCAACGCACTTCTTCAAGAAAGGAAACTTCGTGCCGGAGATATTGGTCACTCTGGAAAGCGTTTCCTTACAGAAAAGTTCAGCTAGATAATTAAAACGGCTGAAAACGGCGGGCTTCCTCAGTTTCTTAGCATAACCCGATCGCTAGCTCACGCTTGGCCGCACGCAGACCGAGTGGACGAAAGTTAACGACCAAAAAAAACCGCCGACGCAAGGCAGGCCTGCGTCGGCGGTTCAATAATTCGTCACAAACAACTTGCGTCTGCGTTACTAGGTCAGCTTCGTTACTTGGTCAACTTCAACACATAGGCGAAGTCGCATGGCTTCTTAGCGGGCAACTTAACATTGAGTCCCTCGTCGGATCGCGAAACATCTAGAGATTGGTCGCTACCCAAGAGTTCAACTGAACCGATCTCTCCAGGCCAGTGTTCCGATCCGGTTGCCAATGTGCGAATCGTCACCTCACCCGACTCAGGCCAAGCTAAAATGGTCGCGTAAACTACGTCGCCCTTTTGAGTGAAACGAACATCGCCGGCGGTGAAAGGCTTGTCACTGGCTTCCGATACATGTCCCGTCGAAACCTTGGTGGCCCCTTCGCCGTAGGTCGACCAGTGAGTTGTTTCATAGATCGCTTCACCGTTGACCTTAAGCCAACCACCGATCGCTTTTAAAATCGCTTGGTCTTCCTCGGGAATGGTGCCGTCGGGTCGAGGTCCAACGTTTAGCAACAGGCACCCGTTCTTGGAAACAATGTCCACCAAGTCATCGACCAATCGGTCGGGGTTTTTGTAACGCTGATTCTCGGTGTATCCCCAAGAACTAGCGCTTACAGCGGTATCGGTTTGCCAAAACGGCTTTCGGATCTCGGCCATTTTGGAACGTTCTTTGTCCAAAACCGCAGCTTTCTCGGGGAACGCATCCCACTTGTAGTTGATAACGCCAATGTCGCCATCCTTGGACGATTGGTTGTAGTAGTACGCAGCAAATTTCTTCAAATGACCTGCGAACGGGTTTGTTTCGTAGGTAGCCTTTTGCAGTTCAGGCGTGATGCCGAAGTCGAACCAAATCAAGTCGGGTTGGTACTTGTCCACCAACTCACAACAACGGGCAAGCCAATCGTCTTTGAATTGATTGTCTTGAGGAGGGAAGTTCTTTTGGTAGTCCGAAGCGTCGTCATTGAACAAGAACGGCATCGGGCGACCGTAGAGTTCGGCGTACTTGGGATCCGCATTGTCGAACGATTCATCGCGAACGTAGTACACCCAATTGAAAGCTCGGTGACTGCTCACCCCAAGCTTCATACCTTCCGCTCGAACCGCAGCCGCCAATTCGCCGACGACGTCACGCTTGGGTCCTTTTTCCGATGCATCCCAACTGGTGTAGTCGGACGCGTACATTGGAAATCCATCGTGGTGTTCGGCAACGGGTACCACGTAGCGAGCGCCAGTTTCCTTAAACAACTTTGCCCAGGCTGTCGCATCAAACTTCTCGGCCTTGAATTCAGGAATGAAATCTTTGTAGCCGAAGTCCTTTTGCGAACCATACGTTTTCACGTGATGTTCAAAAAAGTTGTCGCCGCGGCGTTGAGAAGGAATGTACATCTGACGCGGATACCACTCGCTCCCAAAAGCGGGAACACTGTAAGCACCCCAGTGGATGAAGATCCCGAACTTCGCATCCTTGTACCACTGAGGAATAGAGTACGTTTCCAGTGAATCCCACTCTGGTTTGAAGGGACCTGCTTGTACCACTTCATTAATTTTCTCGACCGCTGGAGCGACCGCCGGGTGCGGCGGAACATTCGCTCGGTCTGCCAAATCCGCGGCTGGTGATTCCCCCAAGACTGGCGAACTCGGTGAACTCCACAGAACAAAGGCAGCAAGCAAAAGACAAAAACAGGACGATCGCATCGGCATGACCATTCTTAAAGGGTTGGAAAACGGGATGAACACAGGCGGCACCTACGCCCGCAACACGAGATATCGTAAGCTGACGGCCCAAAGATGCGTCCGCCACCTCCCCACAGGTTACATGACTGAACCCTCGATGCGAACGTTCTGGACATGATTCCTGCCTATCTTTTTCCTATTTCTTGCCTGCGGTCCGCATTTTTTCAGCGCCGCCATCGCCACTGCAAACAACTTTGTCACTTCAAATCGGTTCGGACAGCGAAAAGCACGCAAAATATGCTACGTCGCCTGGAATCATTTCACGATCGGAATCATTTCGCGATCGGAACTATTCGTCCCTTCTGAGTTGTTCGTTGCTCGAAATGTTCATCCCTTGAATTCGTTTGACCTAGGGAATCAAACATGTGCAACCGACGGAAGAACCTTTGGCCGGGGTCACCTTCTTGCGGTACCGTCTGGAACCGTTGTCATCCTCATTGAATCTGAAAACCTATGTTGGCCCCTGAATCTGCCAAAATCGTTCTCGCTGCTACTGACGCCAAGCAGATTCGTAGCGAGGAACCCATCCAGTCTCTTTGGAGCGGTTACGGCAAGATCGTGCGAGTCCATTTGAAGGGCGGCTCGGTTGGAACAGCCATCGTCAAGCAGGTGCAAACGGTTCATCCCGGTAGCCAACCGCGCGGATGGAATACCGACCTCTCTCACCAGCGGAAACTGCGTTCCTATCAAGTCGAGGCCTGTTGGTATCGCGATTGGAGCAGTCGACTCGGCAACGAAGCTCGGGTCGCGAACGTCTTCTCCATTGACTCAACCGCCGATGGGCACCTGTTCGTTCTGGAAGATTTGGACGCCGCGGGTTTCTCTCAGCGGCACACGTCGTTGGACGACCGCTCTGTCCGCGACGGCCTGACGTGGCTGGCCAACTTCCACGCCAGATTCATAAACGCGTCGCCCCAAGGGCTCTGGCCCGAAGGGACGTACTGGCATTTGGCGACCAGACCCGACGAATTGAAGGCGATTGAAGTCTCACATCCGCTGTTCCAACACGCGCATGCAATCGACACCCGATTGCGAGATACGTCGTATCCCACCCTTGTTCACGGCGATGCGAAGGTCGCCAATTTCTGCTTCGCCGATCCCCAGAACGATCCTCCGCTCGCAGCGGTCGACTTTCAATACGTGGGCGGCGGATGCGGAATGAAAGACGTCGCGTACTTTCTTGGCAGTTGCCTTCGCGAAGAAGAATGCCAAGACCGAGCTGCCGAAATGGTGGATCATTATCTTGATCGGCTCGACCTTGCTTGCCGTTCGTTCCATCCCGAAATCGACACAATCAAACTGGTCGACGAATACCGAGCGATGTATCCGTTGGCATGGGCCGACTTCCACCGATTTCTACTCGGTTGGTGCCCGAGTCACGGGAAGCTTCATCGGTACAGTCAAGAGATGACGGAACTGGCGATCGCTAACTTGTGATCGCTGGCCCAGACTTAAACCACGTCCACATCACATTCGTCTTCGAGCGTGACGCCGAGCCCCTTCAGGACTTCCGTCAGCTTGGCATCTAACTCGTCCAACTGTGCAAGTGCGTCATCTTGACGTTGTTCGAGCTCACGAAGCAATTGACCGGGTTCGTAGTCCGCAGCATGAGAAGTAGGCGTGGGCGACATTCGAGATCCTGGTCCTGAAAGAGAAACCGCCCGGCAGCAAGACGCCGGTTCAGGGGGAGACATCGGCCAGCCCAGACCGATTTCGGCAGCGGGCCGTCGGTCGCAGCGGTCGGCGAAACCTGGCAAGGTTTGCCGGATTTTCCATTCGAAACGGTCAGCGGAACGATTACGCCGGCGGCCCCTTTTTCAGTGGACCAAGTCCCAGCAGCCAGCCGACTCAAAGAGGGAGTGGGGGCTGGAGCGGCCACTTTGAGGCCTGTTTGGCCCAAAGCTGGTCAATTTCAGCTAAAAACCATGAAAAAGCCACCTTGATGCCCATTGCCCCAGACGCGGGCGGGACATTAAACTCCCTGACCCGCCAGAAAACGGCGAGCCGCTTCGGCGGTAACCCCGCTTTGGCGGCAACCAGGGGCCAGCAGGATATTCCCTATGGCCAAAACATCATCAGTCCTCGAGATGGGGAGTCAATTTACGACGATGAATTTAAACCACGATTCGGAGCAGAAATGGTCAAGTTAGTAGTTCGCGACCGAGAAACGATTCAAGAAGCCGTCCGTCGTTTCCGAAAGTTGGTAGAGCGCAGTGGTATCAAGAAAGAGTTGCGCCGTCGCGAGTATTACGAAAAGCCAAGCGAAACCAATCGCCGTGCCCGCCTGCGAGCCGAACGCCGCGCACGCCGCACACGAATGCTTAGCCGCTAAAATTGGGTTGGCTGCAGTCAGGTCCGATAAACGACCCGCTGCTCAACGACCCACAGCCTAAACCGCAAAACACATTTCCGGGCGATTAGCTCAGTTGGCTAGAGCGCCTCGTTTACACCGAGGATGTCGGGGGTTCGAGTCCCTCATCGCCCATTGATAAGCCCCTTGTCTGACAAGGTTGCTTGACCGCCATGAAGCGGTCCAATTCAACGCAAGGCAATGAATCCGTGCTCGGGTTCGTTGCCTTGCGTTTTTTTGTAATTTGGTTTCCGCAACTTGGCTTCGCTGGCAGTTGTCGAAGGCTACTTGGCGTTCAACGCTGAACTGAGACTGAGCCGAAATTCAAAACGGACTTCAAGTCTTATCGGTACGGCGGACTTAGATTCATGGACATCTTCAGGACGACATCCTCGCACCTAAATCAAAGCAAGCACGGAGAGTGTTTCGTGTGAACTTGGGTCTCGCTTAGAACGTCATACTGGCAATTACTGAAATCTAACTCGTGATGCACTTCTCGGTCGATCTTGATAGCGACAAGCAGCAATTAAACAGTAAATTTGAAATGGAAGATCAGCTTCGCCATTACACGAACAAGCTTGCCTATGAGATTGATTCGTGGGATTTGAAAGTCGCCTTAGAAGCGAAGGAAAAGGTCGTGGTCGTTGACACTCGATCACCAGACGCCTTCGCCCAGGAACACATTCCTGGAGCGATCAATATTCCGCATCGAACGATGTCAGGGTCAACAACTTCACAAATCGACCGCGAGTTTCTGGTCATCACCTATTGCGATGGCATCGGCTGCAACGCTTCTACCAAAGGTGCTTTAGCAATGTTGAAACTTGGGTTTCATGTTAAGGAATTACTCG from Rubripirellula amarantea includes the following:
- a CDS encoding DUF1501 domain-containing protein is translated as MNPNSINRRVFLDRSKTTVGLAALASLLGKEGYASDVLSSPGKSAASPMPQGVGQGMHFPAKAKRIIYLFQSGGPAQQDLFDYKPLLNEKNGEELPASVRGEQRLTGMSVNQSSLPLAGSHFKFSQHGESGAWLSDLLPYHRDIVDDVCFIRSMTTEAINHDPAITMFQTGSQIAGRPSLGSWLSYGLGSENADLPAFIVLVSAGQGGQPLYSRLWGSGFLDSRYQGAQFRGGEEAVLYLDNPDGVSASRRRAQLNAINSLNRHQFEREGDPEIESRIAQYEMAFRMQTSVPEASNFSDEPEETFELYGEDARKPGTFAANCLLARRLAERDVRFIQLYHQGWDQHSNLPAGIRGQAKETDQASAALVKDLKRRGLLDDTLVIWGGEFGRTAYSQGVLTPDNYGRDHHPRCFTSWMAGGGIKPGMTYGSTDEFGYNVVENSVHVHDFNATILHQMGIDHERLTFKYQGRRFRLTDVHGHVVKDILTDA
- a CDS encoding serine hydrolase — translated: MRFASTVVRLLVFILPLGMTSVQGEELTEEIVSEMAGKLVEDNVVDGLSVGFLQGDRYGTYHFGRTSRSGRQPNNLTVYELGSISKLFTSLLVADAVVQGKIKLTDTIEADNKAGIKLPSYQGTGISWLDVCVHRSGLPRLPGDYQPASMNDPYRNYNSNEASKFLARHQLARQPGETQEYSNFAVSVLGYMIAELNHSDYETLLRDRIAKPLRMDDCTVTLSDAQKKRFARPHHPVGKGVQVWNFADLPGAGGIRSTLKDMMRFAKATIDPPDGPVGEAIELAWKQHSPADQSGSAMGLGWMIHPDGMTRWHNGETGGSHSIIVVNRELKVAVIVLANTAPGDTVDQLAMELVARTVPSHSPRDQPTEPDPSDANLERLVGRYQLAPTFVFDVSVQGDRVMVGITNQPTQEVFSDSPTMWSYRGVDAKLEFHFRGKGPAYALTLHQNGIKQKAKRIRD
- a CDS encoding serine hydrolase domain-containing protein, with the translated sequence MDPDKYQQAWHAQTAQPKVIVHADLLLEEVQRHQGNFQATIFWRDFREVGIAVLLLPIWFYLGIRTSSPWTWYLTVPALLWIIGFMLVDRFRHRPKPSEPGEPLIDCVKVSLAQVEHQIWLLRNVFWWYLLPFCISILAFFFHTAWLTSSAWWEFIASTLALSSLLAVVYGLVYFINQRAVRKQLQPRREELLALLMSLGDESSGESSGESTGEPETYAIVPASLSPFAEERFLTPSGAGIRNAVAMVVLVAALILVVVLVDMASRISDSQYAGTAQSSGVNGDALALQVTELREQKSLVGLAAMVMVDGKVGAVAAQGERIIGSGVSVEIDDRWHVGGITKSITATMIGRLIEADQMHWSDTVGSVFSEPNVHADWKSVTLRQLLTDIAGAPANFPRELWSHRPKPGIESTRARREAVMDVVSQPLPRPAGQMYSYSNVGMTIAGAMAEEVTGFSWEDLVKQEVFEPLELTGSGFGPPRSPSDTLPQPRGHRARLAGKFAMDDDADNTPIMGPSGTVHMTLRDLCTYATEHMQGDLGKGKLLSKETYERLHAAEQNQYACGWVVRYPDSRIPYKNYWHNGSNTMWYALVVFVPEKNMVVAVASNDGDSEKAEAAAWRVVEASVSRDPLPGQSAFAKKSPFAAIRWQGNQPEVMLDDDWFTLVSIGDVSVAQIVDFSKQKYDQLWQKRFEEDLVEVLTRMGHPPADSVTLIVESLFTGEQIKMENVVMSEENRKAIRAAARSRQDSSQ
- a CDS encoding RNA polymerase sigma factor is translated as MLEKDHKTIFTNWLEEHSSSVMKVARAYTLTADECQDLAQEILLQAWRSLANFEGKASAPTWFYRVALHTAMNWQRKDKRRRSRQQPMLEVQAVPMDGPSSAEQAQQRDTVEQLYQAIHQLPKADAALVLLYLDEMSYREMAEVLGISESNVGVKLNRAKKSLSTLMNKESHGS
- a CDS encoding alpha-L-fucosidase, giving the protein MPMRSSCFCLLLAAFVLWSSPSSPVLGESPAADLADRANVPPHPAVAPAVEKINEVVQAGPFKPEWDSLETYSIPQWYKDAKFGIFIHWGAYSVPAFGSEWYPRQMYIPSQRRGDNFFEHHVKTYGSQKDFGYKDFIPEFKAEKFDATAWAKLFKETGARYVVPVAEHHDGFPMYASDYTSWDASEKGPKRDVVGELAAAVRAEGMKLGVSSHRAFNWVYYVRDESFDNADPKYAELYGRPMPFLFNDDASDYQKNFPPQDNQFKDDWLARCCELVDKYQPDLIWFDFGITPELQKATYETNPFAGHLKKFAAYYYNQSSKDGDIGVINYKWDAFPEKAAVLDKERSKMAEIRKPFWQTDTAVSASSWGYTENQRYKNPDRLVDDLVDIVSKNGCLLLNVGPRPDGTIPEEDQAILKAIGGWLKVNGEAIYETTHWSTYGEGATKVSTGHVSEASDKPFTAGDVRFTQKGDVVYATILAWPESGEVTIRTLATGSEHWPGEIGSVELLGSDQSLDVSRSDEGLNVKLPAKKPCDFAYVLKLTK
- a CDS encoding phosphotransferase, translated to MLAPESAKIVLAATDAKQIRSEEPIQSLWSGYGKIVRVHLKGGSVGTAIVKQVQTVHPGSQPRGWNTDLSHQRKLRSYQVEACWYRDWSSRLGNEARVANVFSIDSTADGHLFVLEDLDAAGFSQRHTSLDDRSVRDGLTWLANFHARFINASPQGLWPEGTYWHLATRPDELKAIEVSHPLFQHAHAIDTRLRDTSYPTLVHGDAKVANFCFADPQNDPPLAAVDFQYVGGGCGMKDVAYFLGSCLREEECQDRAAEMVDHYLDRLDLACRSFHPEIDTIKLVDEYRAMYPLAWADFHRFLLGWCPSHGKLHRYSQEMTELAIANL
- the rpsU gene encoding 30S ribosomal protein S21, with protein sequence MVKLVVRDRETIQEAVRRFRKLVERSGIKKELRRREYYEKPSETNRRARLRAERRARRTRMLSR
- a CDS encoding rhodanese-like domain-containing protein, whose amino-acid sequence is MHFSVDLDSDKQQLNSKFEMEDQLRHYTNKLAYEIDSWDLKVALEAKEKVVVVDTRSPDAFAQEHIPGAINIPHRTMSGSTTSQIDREFLVITYCDGIGCNASTKGALAMLKLGFHVKELLGGFDWWKRDGHATAGRLSSDETNESCGCQ